From the genome of Hathewaya histolytica, one region includes:
- a CDS encoding 4'-phosphopantetheinyl transferase family protein gives MQIYIYDKKNSYIKNSTLKSKVIKKIIGINEEREIYKSKYGKPYVPNYPNIYFSISHSYDYWVMVVNDYPIGIDIEKKRDINSFDEIIQLLHKDEEEYLSIHRKDFFKVWCFKESYLKLLGVGLNIPLKSFSVVQEQKFKKSIGMFSLRCLYIVEGYEIVICTKKEYDKNEIEVIDVNKFLKDKK, from the coding sequence ATGCAAATATATATATATGATAAAAAAAACAGTTACATAAAAAATAGTACTTTAAAAAGTAAGGTAATTAAAAAAATAATAGGCATCAATGAAGAGAGGGAAATTTACAAATCCAAGTATGGGAAACCGTATGTGCCTAATTATCCTAATATATATTTTTCAATTAGTCATTCATATGATTATTGGGTAATGGTGGTTAATGATTACCCTATAGGAATTGATATAGAAAAAAAAAGAGATATTAATTCTTTTGATGAAATCATACAACTTTTACACAAAGATGAAGAAGAATATTTATCTATTCATCGTAAGGATTTTTTCAAAGTATGGTGTTTTAAAGAAAGTTATTTAAAGTTATTGGGGGTTGGACTTAATATTCCTCTTAAATCTTTTTCAGTAGTACAAGAACAAAAATTTAAAAAATCAATAGGGATGTTTTCATTAAGATGTCTTTATATAGTTGAGGGATATGAAATAGTTATATGTACTAAAAAAGAATATGATAAAAATGAAATAGAAGTAATAGACGTTAATAAATTTTTGAAAGATAAAAAATAA
- a CDS encoding acetyl-CoA carboxylase carboxyltransferase subunit alpha: protein MCTINELIRKRYFENLCLRDRDEAKEYIAATLQETKIKESSYTVCPSCKKELKDTDITNINVCNNCNYHFKMNCIDRLKLIFDKRSTELFDENIYSENPIEFPGYDDKLEHLINTLNIKEAVITGKGEIFGSEIYFGIMDYRFIMGSMGSVVGEKLTRMVERATEESKPIIIFTASGGARMQEGMISLYQMAKVVAAIEKHSQKGLLYISVLTDPTTGGVIASFASIADIIIGEPNATIGFAGKRIIKNTTNEEFPKNFQTSEFYFENGHIDMICERKKMKKTISDIISFYTINIDSKLKLAQYKNISTTFSHKNPKEISPWHRVKLARNSNRPNFQDYINYIFNDFIELHGDRICSDDPAIVTGVGYIKGIPVTVILSAKEKSLDKNITRNFGMAKPEGYRKVMRIIKQAEKFGRPVISFIDTPGAHCCVEAERRGQGEAIANCIRSFTKLTTPSIAIITGEGGSGGALATGVADWIFIMENGIYSVISPEGCASILFKNKAKAKEASEYLRLTSDELLKLNIVDEVISEPNGGENIDSEYLTNNIKTRLFNKLIELLNLDTNILLHNRYNKFRKCGVFKEI from the coding sequence ATTTGTACGATAAATGAGTTAATAAGAAAAAGATATTTTGAAAATCTATGTTTAAGAGATAGAGATGAAGCTAAAGAATATATAGCGGCTACACTACAAGAAACTAAAATAAAAGAATCTTCTTATACAGTTTGTCCATCATGTAAAAAAGAATTGAAAGATACTGATATAACTAATATTAATGTATGTAATAATTGTAATTATCATTTTAAAATGAATTGCATTGATAGATTAAAATTAATTTTTGATAAAAGAAGTACAGAGTTATTTGATGAAAATATTTATAGTGAAAATCCAATAGAATTCCCAGGTTATGATGATAAATTAGAGCATTTAATAAACACATTAAATATAAAAGAAGCAGTCATAACTGGAAAAGGAGAGATATTTGGAAGTGAAATCTATTTTGGAATAATGGACTATAGATTTATTATGGGGAGTATGGGGTCCGTAGTAGGGGAGAAGCTTACAAGAATGGTAGAGAGGGCAACAGAAGAAAGTAAGCCCATTATTATTTTTACAGCCTCAGGTGGGGCAAGGATGCAGGAAGGTATGATATCACTATATCAAATGGCAAAAGTAGTTGCAGCAATTGAAAAGCATAGCCAAAAAGGATTATTATACATTAGCGTACTAACAGACCCTACTACAGGAGGTGTTATTGCTAGTTTTGCATCTATTGCAGATATTATTATTGGAGAGCCTAATGCAACTATAGGATTTGCAGGTAAAAGGATAATAAAAAATACTACAAATGAAGAATTTCCTAAGAATTTTCAAACCTCGGAGTTCTATTTTGAAAATGGTCATATAGATATGATTTGTGAAAGAAAAAAAATGAAAAAAACTATATCTGATATTATATCTTTTTATACTATAAATATAGATAGTAAGCTAAAATTAGCACAGTATAAAAATATTAGTACTACCTTTTCACATAAAAACCCAAAAGAAATTAGTCCATGGCATAGGGTTAAGTTAGCAAGAAATTCTAATAGACCTAATTTTCAAGATTATATTAATTATATATTTAATGATTTCATAGAATTACATGGTGATAGAATTTGTAGTGATGACCCAGCAATTGTAACAGGGGTTGGATATATTAAAGGTATTCCTGTTACTGTTATACTAAGTGCGAAGGAAAAAAGCTTAGATAAAAATATTACCAGAAATTTTGGTATGGCCAAACCAGAGGGTTATAGAAAGGTTATGAGAATAATTAAACAAGCAGAAAAATTCGGACGACCAGTAATAAGTTTTATTGATACCCCAGGTGCACATTGTTGTGTGGAAGCAGAAAGAAGAGGGCAAGGTGAAGCTATTGCAAATTGTATAAGAAGCTTTACAAAATTAACTACTCCGAGTATTGCTATTATTACAGGGGAAGGTGGTAGTGGTGGAGCTCTAGCTACTGGAGTTGCAGACTGGATTTTTATTATGGAAAATGGAATTTATTCAGTAATTTCACCTGAAGGTTGTGCTTCAATACTTTTTAAGAACAAAGCAAAGGCTAAGGAAGCAAGTGAATATCTAAGGTTAACCTCAGATGAACTTTTAAAATTAAATATTGTAGATGAGGTAATATCAGAACCCAATGGTGGAGAAAATATAGATAGTGAATATTTAACAAATAACATAAAGACTAGGTTGTTTAATAAATTAATAGAATTATTAAATCTCGATACCAATATACTTTTGCATAATAGATATAATAAATTTAGAAAATGTGGAGTATTTAAAGAAATATAG
- a CDS encoding non-ribosomal peptide synthetase, whose amino-acid sequence MDNFLLNQEKYCNNDFLNEFNRNSVIYDTKLTLIDLFKNAVTLYGNDIALRDINGSLTYLELDRKSDCIAMNILRNNLVMPEVIAINMKRSKEYIVTMLGILKAGAAYMPLDEIYPEERIRYMMENSNTTMVIVDSKEKIYTDNAIKYYPYLEISYIRNEEEKVNISSKLSSQSNAYVMYTSGSTGKPKGIIITHQNLVSLFYACQKDILDIHNQVRLNFAVIAPFVFDISQAMVYLSLFHGNVLHVTPNECKKHGQALIEYYNKYNIHISDVTPSHLRLIADYLESEPLNYLCVKHLITIGETLPLNLAKRIVKLALDKDFILTNTYGPTECTILVTKYKVNKRIIEDLQNVHIGTPIGNSKIYILDDKKEICPIGVEGEIYISGDCVGKGYINNDKLTKQIFTCDIFDGSKTMYASGDIGKWTIDGNIEYIGRKDKQIKINGHRVELEEIQYRIEMYPGVKEAKVLVDKSNSLERIVAYFIVIKPIEIDQLLKYIKKHLPYYMIPSHITQIETFPYNNNGKIDERKLLTYNTKSTYSYLDQNYSHNQRQILKICANILGKSYITLNDNFFELGGSSIDLLMFSIEVNKYFKVKVFIHKLYAAKNIGEFVTYIEELKDKSINKVSVAIKSQDKTKYINVLQGQKIILDKESKLVKKGIKHTQYEGITLIYIVKVNKYINYDRLKSAVTLVIDKHGILRTTFTKEKNKYYMKEHTHSIDYIRRIDITESCPTEDYKNYLNTLEMNHLPLFEVILLEKKEQQKILINVHHAIIDFISISILLKEIFRAYEEGCLEEIDTSYFDYIQRCNMKKNINNNEFWKNAIENRDGITYIPADIEGEDYFCYEFINIPVEIQKYIELLSRTYNVSEYNILLGIFGLLVSIYTKRKDIIIGTYIPGRDYDTHSETIGMFTVAVPIRMYIDYDNTFNKCIDNLKSYLIKVFENQDITLSEIYKNMSFEEVLKGELFTILFNYESMLKNHPCYKEYRVDVNTINYNPDITDKDIYFGIVEETDNLRIELKYNKKNHSKEKMNKFIKDYFNLIKCIAERPDVKIRSILKETQ is encoded by the coding sequence GTGGATAATTTCTTATTAAATCAAGAAAAATATTGTAATAATGATTTTTTGAATGAATTTAATAGGAATTCAGTTATTTATGATACAAAGTTAACACTGATAGACTTATTTAAAAATGCAGTTACCTTGTATGGTAATGATATTGCTTTAAGAGATATAAATGGAAGTTTAACATACTTAGAGTTGGATAGAAAATCAGATTGTATTGCTATGAATATACTAAGAAATAATCTTGTTATGCCTGAAGTTATAGCTATTAATATGAAAAGGAGTAAGGAATATATAGTAACCATGCTAGGTATTTTAAAAGCTGGAGCAGCCTATATGCCATTAGATGAAATATATCCAGAAGAGAGAATAAGATATATGATGGAGAACAGCAATACAACAATGGTTATAGTGGATAGTAAGGAAAAAATTTATACAGATAATGCAATTAAGTATTATCCTTATTTAGAAATAAGTTATATAAGAAATGAAGAGGAAAAAGTAAATATAAGTTCTAAACTATCAAGTCAATCAAATGCATATGTGATGTATACATCAGGTTCAACAGGAAAACCAAAAGGTATAATCATAACACATCAAAATCTAGTAAGTTTATTCTATGCATGTCAAAAAGATATATTGGATATTCATAATCAAGTAAGATTGAATTTTGCAGTAATCGCACCATTTGTATTTGATATAAGTCAAGCCATGGTATATTTAAGTCTGTTTCATGGAAATGTATTACATGTCACTCCTAATGAATGTAAAAAACATGGCCAAGCATTAATTGAATATTATAACAAATATAATATTCATATTAGTGATGTTACACCTAGTCATTTAAGACTTATTGCTGATTATTTAGAAAGTGAACCATTAAACTACTTATGTGTTAAACATTTAATTACTATAGGAGAAACATTACCACTTAATCTTGCAAAAAGGATAGTTAAGTTAGCTTTAGATAAAGATTTTATATTAACTAATACATATGGTCCAACGGAATGCACAATATTGGTTACCAAATACAAAGTAAACAAAAGAATCATAGAAGATCTTCAAAATGTTCATATTGGAACACCAATAGGGAATTCGAAAATTTATATATTAGATGATAAAAAAGAAATTTGCCCAATAGGTGTAGAAGGCGAAATATATATTAGTGGAGATTGTGTGGGAAAAGGATATATAAACAATGATAAATTAACGAAACAAATATTTACTTGCGATATATTTGATGGAAGCAAGACGATGTATGCTAGTGGTGATATTGGAAAATGGACAATTGATGGAAATATCGAGTATATAGGTCGTAAGGATAAACAAATAAAAATAAATGGACATCGTGTAGAATTAGAAGAAATTCAATACCGAATAGAAATGTATCCTGGAGTTAAGGAAGCTAAGGTGCTCGTAGATAAGAGCAATTCATTAGAAAGAATAGTTGCATATTTCATAGTAATAAAGCCAATAGAAATAGATCAATTATTAAAATATATTAAAAAACATTTGCCATATTATATGATTCCTAGTCATATTACGCAAATAGAAACTTTTCCGTATAACAACAATGGAAAAATAGATGAAAGAAAATTATTAACATATAATACTAAAAGTACATATTCTTATTTAGATCAAAATTATTCTCATAATCAAAGACAAATACTTAAAATATGCGCAAATATTCTAGGGAAAAGTTATATTACATTAAATGATAATTTTTTTGAATTAGGGGGAAGTTCTATAGATTTACTTATGTTTAGTATAGAGGTAAATAAATACTTTAAAGTTAAGGTATTTATTCATAAATTATATGCAGCTAAAAATATAGGTGAATTTGTAACGTATATAGAAGAATTAAAAGATAAATCTATAAATAAGGTATCGGTGGCAATAAAATCACAAGATAAAACAAAATATATAAATGTTTTGCAAGGTCAAAAAATAATACTAGACAAAGAAAGTAAGCTAGTAAAAAAAGGAATAAAACATACTCAATATGAAGGAATAACACTTATATATATTGTAAAAGTAAACAAATACATTAATTATGACAGATTAAAAAGTGCAGTAACATTAGTTATAGATAAACATGGAATATTAAGAACAACTTTTACTAAAGAAAAAAATAAATATTATATGAAAGAACATACTCATTCAATAGATTATATTCGAAGAATAGATATTACTGAATCATGTCCTACAGAGGATTATAAGAATTATCTTAATACTTTAGAAATGAATCATCTTCCATTATTTGAGGTTATATTACTTGAAAAAAAAGAACAACAAAAGATACTAATTAATGTACATCATGCAATTATTGATTTTATATCAATAAGTATCTTACTTAAAGAAATTTTTCGTGCATATGAAGAAGGTTGCTTAGAGGAAATTGATACAAGCTATTTTGATTATATACAAAGATGCAATATGAAAAAGAACATAAACAATAATGAATTTTGGAAGAATGCTATTGAGAATAGAGATGGAATCACCTACATACCAGCAGATATAGAAGGTGAAGACTATTTTTGTTATGAATTTATAAATATACCAGTTGAAATACAAAAATATATAGAGCTATTAAGTAGGACATATAACGTAAGTGAATATAATATTTTATTAGGTATTTTTGGATTATTAGTTTCTATTTATACAAAGAGAAAAGACATTATAATTGGCACTTATATACCAGGAAGAGATTATGATACGCATAGTGAAACAATAGGAATGTTCACAGTGGCAGTTCCAATTAGGATGTATATAGATTATGATAATACATTTAATAAGTGTATTGATAATTTAAAATCATACTTGATTAAGGTGTTTGAAAATCAAGATATTACCTTGTCTGAAATATATAAAAATATGTCATTTGAGGAAGTGCTAAAGGGAGAACTCTTTACTATATTATTTAATTATGAAAGTATGCTGAAAAATCATCCTTGTTATAAAGAATATAGGGTAGATGTAAATACTATTAATTATAATCCAGATATTACTGATAAAGATATATATTTTGGAATAGTAGAAGAAACAGATAATCTAAGAATAGAGTTAAAATATAATAAAAAAAATCATTCAAAAGAAAAAATGAATAAATTTATCAAAGATTATTTTAACTTGATTAAATGCATTGCGGAAAGACCAGATGTAAAAATACGCAGTATATTAAAAGAAACACAATAG
- a CDS encoding acyl-CoA thioesterase has translation MGEKYITYEHKVYPRFEDTDAYGIIHHSRYLTYIEEAKIAFLSDKKMFDSDVIDEKGGKFPVLDLYIKYIKAVHYKSKEPILIKLKFIAVENIKIKFKFKLFYENQKIVVGEMTHVYIDSNDKLRFDIPEKIKSRYETILNEKIET, from the coding sequence ATGGGTGAGAAATATATAACTTATGAGCATAAAGTATATCCAAGGTTTGAAGATACAGATGCATATGGAATTATACATCATAGCAGATATTTAACATATATAGAAGAGGCAAAAATAGCTTTTTTAAGTGATAAAAAGATGTTTGATAGTGACGTAATTGATGAAAAGGGAGGAAAATTTCCTGTATTAGATCTATATATCAAGTATATAAAAGCTGTCCATTATAAAAGTAAAGAACCTATATTAATTAAGTTGAAATTTATTGCAGTGGAAAATATAAAAATTAAATTTAAATTTAAATTATTTTATGAAAATCAAAAGATTGTGGTTGGGGAAATGACACATGTATATATAGATTCTAATGACAAATTAAGATTTGATATACCAGAAAAGATAAAAAGTAGGTATGAGACCATATTAAATGAAAAAATAGAAACTTAA
- a CDS encoding acetyl-CoA carboxylase biotin carboxyl carrier protein: MDIKNLEEIAKILKKYDLDKICLETDGFKLDISNSNQSCKSQSDDNDKYSSPVKVVEDEDIYVLKSPLVGVFHISKNIYTKSSYSVGDNVKEGQPLCTIEAMKMFNEVLCKNNGILIEILVCDGDFVEYDQELFKIKRQGKENV; this comes from the coding sequence ATGGATATAAAAAACTTAGAAGAAATTGCAAAAATATTAAAAAAATACGACTTAGATAAAATTTGTTTAGAAACGGATGGTTTTAAATTAGATATTAGTAATTCAAATCAATCTTGTAAGTCTCAATCAGATGATAATGATAAATATAGTAGTCCAGTTAAAGTTGTTGAGGATGAGGATATTTATGTTCTTAAATCACCTTTAGTAGGAGTTTTTCATATCTCTAAAAATATTTATACTAAAAGCAGTTATTCAGTTGGCGATAATGTTAAAGAAGGACAACCTCTATGTACAATTGAAGCTATGAAAATGTTTAATGAGGTTTTATGTAAAAATAATGGCATTTTAATTGAAATATTAGTTTGTGACGGAGACTTTGTTGAGTATGATCAAGAACTTTTTAAAATAAAAAGGCAAGGGAAAGAAAATGTTTAA
- a CDS encoding beta-ketoacyl synthase N-terminal-like domain-containing protein, giving the protein MNKISIIGIGGITALGTDINDIWEKLKSDEEVNIDYECEYNIPLVIKKNLLRRMDRFSHMGVYVTTKAIEDLKEDLSSIPKQRIGTIFSTGYGPMKTNIEFCRQVVEDEPDFCSPTVFSNTVANACLGHICMLFKFTGVSTMLMGSNNIGYSVMLMEENKADYIVVGSIEEPDSELIKAFKSRQELSYPISECALALILKREGCSETNKGYCNIETFSECNLGIHPFKKILDSHSIEYKIRRTIENTIKQSIDKKIDAIICSGDPICINNHEIKTINQLVPECKVVDKTKELFGETLGSTLNLNVAIAALCIKNQLIPKSITNTNQDIKNPKQILVCGYDISGNYTTILVSK; this is encoded by the coding sequence ATGAACAAAATCAGTATTATAGGGATTGGCGGTATTACTGCTTTAGGAACGGATATAAATGATATATGGGAAAAGTTAAAAAGCGACGAAGAAGTCAATATAGACTATGAATGTGAATATAATATTCCTTTAGTAATTAAGAAAAATCTTTTAAGAAGAATGGATAGATTTTCACATATGGGAGTTTATGTTACAACAAAAGCAATTGAAGATCTTAAGGAAGATTTAAGTAGTATTCCTAAACAGCGTATTGGAACTATATTCTCAACGGGATATGGACCTATGAAAACAAATATAGAATTTTGTAGACAAGTAGTTGAAGATGAACCGGATTTTTGTAGCCCAACAGTATTTTCAAATACTGTTGCAAATGCATGTTTAGGACACATATGTATGTTATTTAAATTCACTGGAGTAAGTACTATGCTCATGGGAAGTAATAACATAGGATATTCAGTAATGCTTATGGAGGAAAATAAGGCAGATTACATTGTAGTGGGAAGTATAGAAGAGCCTGATAGTGAATTAATTAAAGCTTTTAAGTCACGACAAGAGTTAAGTTATCCAATATCTGAGTGTGCATTGGCTCTTATACTTAAAAGAGAGGGTTGTTCAGAAACAAATAAGGGATATTGTAATATTGAAACATTTTCTGAATGTAATTTAGGAATACATCCTTTTAAAAAAATATTAGATAGTCATAGTATAGAATATAAAATTAGGCGCACAATTGAAAATACTATAAAACAATCTATAGATAAGAAAATTGATGCAATTATTTGTTCAGGAGATCCAATATGCATTAACAACCATGAAATTAAAACAATAAATCAATTAGTACCTGAATGTAAGGTAGTAGATAAGACTAAAGAATTATTTGGAGAAACCTTAGGAAGCACATTAAATTTAAATGTTGCCATAGCAGCCTTATGTATAAAAAATCAGCTAATTCCAAAGTCAATTACAAATACTAATCAAGATATTAAAAATCCTAAGCAAATATTAGTTTGTGGATATGATATATCAGGTAATTATACAACAATATTGGTAAGCAAATAG
- the fabZ gene encoding 3-hydroxyacyl-ACP dehydratase FabZ codes for MQEILDLIPHRYPFLLVDRILEVVPGKFAKGIKNVSYNEPYFQGHFPNNKIMPGVLIIESLAQMCAIMYATDIDKQSDNINVADKIGYLAMVKNMKFFQNVVPGDQLLLEVKLDTQIGNLFNIKAKAFVDNKKIASGILVVSKKD; via the coding sequence ATGCAAGAAATATTAGATTTAATACCTCATAGATATCCATTTTTATTAGTAGATAGGATTTTGGAGGTAGTACCAGGGAAGTTTGCTAAAGGTATAAAAAATGTAAGTTATAATGAGCCTTATTTTCAGGGACATTTTCCTAATAATAAGATTATGCCAGGAGTTCTAATTATTGAAAGTCTTGCTCAAATGTGTGCAATTATGTATGCAACAGATATAGACAAGCAGAGTGATAATATAAATGTAGCTGATAAAATAGGTTATCTTGCTATGGTTAAAAACATGAAATTTTTTCAAAATGTTGTACCAGGTGATCAATTGTTATTAGAGGTAAAATTAGATACACAGATAGGTAACTTATTTAATATTAAAGCTAAAGCATTTGTGGATAATAAGAAAATTGCCTCAGGAATATTAGTAGTATCTAAGAAAGATTAG
- a CDS encoding 3-oxoacyl-ACP reductase family protein gives MLENKNVVITGGSKGIGKAIVEAFIQKKANIIFTYNNSEEEANSIIEQNANYKHLLKAYKLDVTNSTEISTFEEYIEELIPNVDILVNNAGIVHDDSFIFMDNLKWDSVIKTNLYGCFYICKAILPMISSKKGGSIINISSTSAVKGAPGQSNYCASKAGIIGLTKSLAREFAKKNIRVNAVAPGFIDTDMIDTDNKKIQESIREISMKRLGKPEEVANVVVFLASEAASYITAQTIVVDGGRV, from the coding sequence ATGTTAGAAAATAAAAATGTAGTAATAACAGGTGGCTCTAAAGGAATAGGTAAGGCTATAGTAGAAGCCTTTATTCAAAAAAAAGCTAACATCATTTTTACATATAATAATTCAGAAGAAGAAGCAAATTCAATAATAGAACAAAATGCAAATTATAAACATTTACTAAAGGCATATAAATTAGATGTTACCAATAGTACTGAAATTTCAACATTTGAAGAGTATATAGAAGAGCTTATCCCTAATGTAGATATTTTAGTTAATAATGCAGGTATAGTACATGATGATTCATTTATATTTATGGACAATCTTAAGTGGGATAGTGTGATTAAAACTAACTTATATGGCTGTTTCTATATATGTAAGGCTATACTTCCTATGATTTCAAGTAAAAAAGGAGGAAGTATAATCAATATTAGTTCAACATCTGCAGTAAAAGGGGCACCAGGACAAAGCAATTATTGTGCTTCTAAGGCAGGAATTATAGGATTAACGAAATCACTAGCAAGAGAATTTGCTAAAAAAAATATTCGTGTAAATGCTGTTGCGCCTGGGTTTATTGATACTGATATGATTGATACGGATAATAAAAAAATACAAGAAAGTATTCGAGAAATATCAATGAAAAGGTTAGGTAAACCTGAAGAGGTAGCTAATGTAGTAGTATTTCTTGCAAGTGAGGCAGCATCGTACATAACTGCACAAACAATAGTTGTAGATGGAGGAAGAGTATAA